A segment of the Balaenoptera musculus isolate JJ_BM4_2016_0621 chromosome 9, mBalMus1.pri.v3, whole genome shotgun sequence genome:
TCCAGTACaatgtttttggttgttgttttttggttccTGTCATCCCCTCCTACATCTCTCCCCCAGGACAGAAGTTAACAGTAATTGGTAACCGAGAGAGCTAGGGGGTATAAAATGCACAGAAGAGGATTTGGTTTTGCATGTGTGGGTTCTTGAGACTTGTGAGTTGATATTGGGATTTGGGGAGCACAGTGAAAATTCAATGGATTTCTTGTATAAGTAATGTCAAGAACACCttcaaatagggacttccctggcagtccagtggttaagactccgtgcttccactgcagggggcgcgggacTAGGGTCCTGCATGTcgcgcggcgcagccaaaaaggaaaaaaaaaaagaacacctccAGATATTGGTTCTGCTTTGTACAGGGTGTACATTACCTGCCCATACAAGTGTTTTTCTGATAAACACTGTCCCCAGAGGGCACAGTCAACACCTGCCCACTTAGCGTGCAATTCCCAGTGTAGACTGCTCTCTAACTTGCACAGGGAGGCATCTCCTGGCCCCGTCTCCTTTCTGCAGGGGGTACTGTGATGTGGGCAATCAGCCAGTTCAGACCAAGCCACTttttgatgataatgatgatgccATTTAAAGGGGCTTCCAGAAGCCCCTTGGCTGTGCTTATTCCACTCCCAGACCCTTCATAACTGAGAtgtttttcctttgagaaaagTCATGTTTAAAAGGACCCATCATAATACTAACCACTATTTATTGGACCACTTATTAAATGTTGGGTATTACATGAAATGTTTTACATGAGGAAGTTATTATCCCAATTTTTCAGCCAaggcaaatgaaacaaacaaTTTACACCAAGTTAagtagtaaatggcagagctgagcatCAGACTTAGGTCTGTCTTAATACAAAGGATGTACCCTCGACCACTATAATTCCCGGCCTCTCAGGTGTGTCAAGACACCAGCAATGATCTggataaaaaatcaaaatattactCCAATATCTTTACATCAAATGTAGAAGGCTTGGGATTGTTCTGCTTTTGCACATGTAAAGACCCAAAGGGAAATGCTGTCATTCtctgttttccaaaaaaaaaaaaaaaaagcaggaaggaaaatatgttaaaatcatGCAGCCAAACCAACAGCCACTAAAGCAAGCCAAGGCAAGTTTTGAGATTGGTACAGCCTCAGATTTCTGCAGTATTCAGTAAATAGaatctttcataatttttttgtttgctcatCCCCAATCCCCATTCCTCCTTCCATCaccattaaaatactttttccatttaaatattagATTAGGTAACTGGCATGTTTGAGTAATcccaaatgctcaataaatgattacACAAGAATTTATTTGGAATTACCTCAGAATATTCTCTCTGAATTTCAAGTAATCTCTGTCAGTGTGTCTCTTTCCTTAagcatttttcattgatttcatattttttatcacCCCAATGGTGACTTTTAACTTGTGGATATCACGTGTGGAGAAGAAGCTggatttgttttgcctttttttttttttttttttttgcctctgttaaaaataatttgcatttctttaaaaacaaatttattaatgaCAGCTTCTGGGGTAAAAGCCTAGTTACCATCCCAACAAGTGCTGACAGATCAAGATTCTTGTTAACCTTCTTATGAGTGTCGCGGAGAAGAATCACCAAAACTTCCTGGCagcatttagagaaaaataaatcagcacGTTGGTGAGTACGGTCTTGCTCCTTCTGACTGTGATATTTTCAGCTTTCTGCTGGTCTCCTGCATAGTCTGCAACTATGAGGCAACAGTTGAGGGCAAATTTCAAATCGTGACTTGAGACTGACTTTAGatcatttgtttttgtgtttatgtAATGATGATTACTCAGATGGATCAGCTGAGATTTCATTCAGGAAGACAGAGAATTTAGCTGTGGGTACTAAACAGTACCAGCTGTGACAACAGTATTTCAATCAGAGGAGATGGCTAGACTTCAGATACatgcttactttttaaaacttctaaatcTATAACCCCACAAAAGTCGTGCTGCTAAGAACCTGCTGAACTTGTCATAAAGACTAGATGGCAAATTACACAAAGTTTCAATATGGAACAAGTGATTAGTCGTCTGAAAATTAGTGCAAAATAGCCAATGTACAAATAGATAGTATATCAGAGTAAAGACTTCTGCTTCAGAGTGCAAATTTGTCTAATGAATTCAAGATTTAGGGGTTTAAGGATTATACTAATTTGACCTCAGGACGTAGAGAACAGGACTTCCACTTGCCAGTTGTCAGTCCTCGGCTTACCCGAACACTCTCCCGACTGTAGCTTGCACAGCCGCTCATGACTACATCCTGACCATGGCCCCAGATCACATGGGAGAAGGGGTGGAGTGAGGCTTTGAGAGAGGAGGGCCAGCAAGAGTGGATGCAGATATTCTTAGAGCTCTGGCCCTGCAATGCGCACAGAGGGAGTGCCTACCATTGGCTGCTCCCTAGTGATGCGCTCCTTGGAGCCCCTTAGCCTCCACGCGTAGGTCCTGCCCTGTCACAGACCCTGGGACCAATCTCGCCTCTAAACTTGGTCTCTCAACCATGATCGTTTTTGGTCCCGCATCACCCTTTGGCCACCctgggaggggtggagagaagatactgtcatttgtctcttcaTTGTTGCTGAGCAGCTAATCATCTCCATCTATTCAGATATATGCATTGAGTGCTTGCTGATAAAGTCCTGGATCTCCAGGATATAGAATCCAGTAGGATAGTAGGAAGATTAAGACATCTACACAGATAGTATATAATGCAAGGTAAAATGTATTGCGAGATAGTGGAATACAGAATATAACAGGAGCAGGTGTTGGAGGAAAAAGATGAGTTCAGCCTTAAATATGTTGTGTCTGTGGCGCCTGTTCTTTTGAACGTATGGGTTTAGAATCACATGGGTGGTATTTGTGCTGGAAGTAAGGATTTGGGCATCACGTGGTAGGAGTGGAATTTAAAGATAGGAGTTTGGTTGAGGTCACCCAGGGAGAGTGTGGAAGAGAATAGAGTCTCCTTTGAAAGGTGCCCTGTTCCCCATCTCCTTGGTTCAATCAGctactcatctttcaaggtcTCCTGAAGAATGAGTAGGTGCTCCCCTGAGGTAAAGTGTGGGAGGGGAATTCCAGGCAGGTAGGATGGTATGTGAAAGGTGTGTGTCAAGAGGCAGCATCACTGGTTCAGTGAACTGCGCGATGCTAGTATGGCTTAAGCACAGGGCACGTGAGGACAGATGAGGCCGAAAGATCAGCAGGGCCATGTTTGCCAGGCCAAGGGATTTGAAGCTTATTCTGCAGAATATGGGTTACCACGGAAGAATTTCAAGCAGGTGACTGATGTCAACAGAATTGCATCTTGGAAAAATCTCACTCTAGCACGTGGAGGACCAATGTGGGGTGAGGGAGAATGGAGACAGAGAAACCAGTTAGGAAGCAACTGGTTAGGAACCAGTTAGGAAGAAACCAGTTCAGAAGCAACAGTCCGGATAACAGATTGTGAGTGACCCACCAAAGGTTTTTGTGGTGATCAAGGAGAGGATATGCCATTTTCAAGGGGAGAAATTCTATTCACAGGCATAACCTCAGGGAGGCTTCTGTTAAATAAAAGCACCTTTTGATCTGCACCACTCTGACCAGTTTGGATATGCAAAGGTAGACTGGAGCTGCCCTTCGCCAGGGGTTGGAAAGAGTtgaatttgctgtgcaaaacaaaatgaagagaatcTGGAATTCCCAGGAGTGATTTAGGAGGATAGCAATGAAGGTGAATCATGAGAGAAGAGGAAAGTGTAATAAACTAACAAGAAAATACAGACTATTATGTGGGATAAAATagccagtggggaaaaaaaatctctgatggAGAATCAGCCCCTCTGTTATTGTTATAACATCTCATGTTTGATATGAAGTCATTTGTGTTGCTGTAATGTCAACCTTAcctttatttcccaaattttcacGTAATGTTGAACCTGTGGAAACCAAGAAAGAGGGCTGATTGCCACAGGTCCATTTCCATGTGGTTTGAAATAGGGCCGTTAAACCATAGGTTTGCTAGATGCATGCTTGGTGCGTGGAGCCAGAGACAACGATGGGCAGATAAACCTCCGGCCCCCAGCCAATTCGTCCCAGAAATTCTCAGAAATCTTGCAGAAGACTTTGGACTGTCACAGAGGTGGACTGAGGTTTCCAGTTAACTTTATCTAgactgtatatatacatgtatatgcacatatatgtcatttttatttgacATGAGGAAAagcatgtatataatatataaatgtatttacagagaaatatatataacatttttttctcagatcgagtaaaaatgataatgtatgtgtatatttgtgtatgtgaaaatataatataatataatataatgtaatgtaatgtaatgtaatgtaatataatgtaatataatataatgacaTACCGGGAAGATGtgcctttttaattttgagatttgTGGACCGGTTGACTCTGCAAGAGAGCAACATGCCCATTACTTGAAGCATCTCGCTacattcttcattgcagtggtaGAGTCGCCCCACTCTACCCCTACAGTCTAGTTTCCATCTCCACAGCTCCCATGGACTTGCTCCCACCAAGATCACTGGCTCAAGTGAACCCTGTCAACCTCCAGAACTCACTGAGGCATCTTATGCTGCCGACTGGCCCTTCCTTAGCGCAACTCTCTGCTTTGCCACCTGACATTCCTCTGGTTTCTCTCTGGACATACTCAGCCTCTGCCCTTCTCCATGGTCTCCCTGAGTGACCTCGTCCAAACCCCCATCTTGAAATGCTACTCATACACAACCCCCAAATCCTTACTTCCAGCCCAAATCCCACCCCATGAATCTAGACCCCTACTTTCAAATGGACAGGCACCTCAGACACGATACTGTTCAAAACTGAGCTCATCTTCTTCCTCCAACCCTGCTCCTGCCTTATGCCATTGTCCCGTTTTGTGGCACCACTACCCACCCAGATGGCCCAGCCAGGATCGTATCAACCTAGACTTCTCTCTTTTGTTGCCTCCTCCTCCCTACGTCTAACCAGTAACTAAATTCTGTGGAGCGTGCGCTTTCTCAGTCTCTGCTCTATCTGTTCTGACCTCTTCATACCTACACAGCGGTCAGTTCGTCTGCATTACTTTGTTTCTAGATCACTGCAAtggtctcctaactggtcttcctgtcGCCAGCCTGGGCCTCACTGAGCCCATCCCTCTCTCAGTTACGCAAGCCATATTTTTGTAAAGCTGTATAAACACCATGTCACTCCTCCGCTTGAAATCCTCTGTGCTCACCATGACTCTCATAATGAATCCACATTCCTTAGCTGACACTGAGTTGCTCAGGACAGACTTTTGTGACTCTCAGCCCCTCCCAGGCTTTTTATTCAGACATAGAAAATTGAATGGACTTTTTGAAATGTGTCTTACCGACACATGCCTCTGTGGTTCAGATAGGCGTATAATTTGACTGAGAGAAAACTGGTAAACATGACAATTTGGTTGAAACCTAATTTCCAGTTTCGGTATACCACAATGATGATGTACTCGCAACTCTTGTCTAACTGGGAGATGGCTTCTTAGCTGTGATTTTTCAGTCAATCATTTCTTCTAAGGGCTTTTTGGGAAAGTTAAAAAGTTagaataactcaaaaagataagTTGGAACAAACTAAATTCCAACATCAGCGGTCTAATCAAAATAACCTGAATATCCAAGTTATTAAAATtgcttaaataaaatatggtaggCTATGTAATGGTATGTGtgttatttccccctttttgtgGAAAAAAAGTTATATGTGTGTTTAAATATGCATTAAGAAGGATCTAAAAGGATATACACTAAAGGGTTATCAGTAGTTCTGTGTGGGTGAGATTTTGGGGATTCTTTATGTTTTTTACCTTATCTGTATATTCTAGTTTTTCTTAATGATCACATACtttttttgcaaaaagaaaagacCATACTGAAACTACATACTAGTACTATTCTTAATCCACCAAAGTTAtcaatactagaaaaaaaaactaaaatattaaaccTGTCACATTCTTGTTTTTATAGAATTACATTAACCCTATGATTTTCTACCATTTTCTATAATACCCTGTTTTCTCAAACTCAGATGTCTCTCTTCATTCATCACCCCTAccatttgattccttttttagCCTGgcatcttctctttaaaaatccaaaacaagTGTCACCTTCCCTGAGAAGCTTCTCTTGACCCCTTATCTGCTTTTGGTCCAGGGTCTGTGGTAAACTGTGGCTCACAAGTCAAATGCATTCAACATTTGTTTTGTCCAGTCTGCAGACTAAGGAGAGTTTTGACATGTTTTAatagctgaaaaaaaatcaaagaagaaaatgaacaacacatgaaaattatatggaatttgaattttagtgttcataaataaagttgtattagCACACCAGCACACTCATTcacttacatattgtctgtggctgttttcacCCTACGACGGCAGAGCTGAAGAGCTGTGACAAACACCAAATGGcccacaaaatctaaaatatttaaatattttatatgctgTTTTAAATatctctggctctttacagaaaaagtatgCTAAGCCCAGCTTGAGCTGATTAGGCTTCCTCAGTGCTCATGTAGGACCCTACACCAGCCTCTAGCTCAGTTCTTACTGCGTATTCTGGAAGGAATGAGGATCCTCATTGCTGGGCACTGGAGGACACTTTCTCATTCAACTTGGTCTCCCCAGCATCGAGGAGAGTGCCTCATCCACGGGGGGCACCTGATACACAGACACACGATGCACGAAAGAATGGTGTCAGCTCCCTCTCCTAGACTGTAAGTGACAGGAGGACAGGCGTCTTATCTCCTTCGTTCACTGTGTATCCTCAGCATCCAGAAGTATCTGgaacatggtaggcactcagaAAATAGTTGTGGAAGTTGGGTGTGTCCGTATTGGCACCATATTTCTGAGTTTTGTGATTCTTACCTCAGTTCTTTGTCTTTTACATCCGCTATTTGACGACTGATGGAGACAAAACCCCACCTTCCAAAcctcagagaaacaaagaaaagacagTGTGAACTTGTCTGGAAATGAAGTAGTTAAGAGGTCTTTTCAAGAATGTATCGATTTACCCCAGTCTTCGGTGCCTCTCAATACGGCCACTGCCATCTGTTATTACCTCTTCCCTCTCACTCACTTGGAGCAACTACATACATCAGGGCAGGTATGAAATCACTGAGTTATTGCATACCTGTGGCAGCAGGGCTCAAGAAGCAGGGTGAGACTCGGCGTCCTGGCCCTGTTTCAATCAGGATGAGGCGTACTTTAAGAGATTAGTGTGCAGATATAAATCATGGTCTAAACACTTCATCTGGTCTTGGACAGCCTCTCTCCCAGTGAGCTGGACGCTCTTTAGAGAGGATGAACTAACCGGTCTTCGTACCAGCTCCGTGAGTTTGCAGGAAGGATGAACTCAGGATCCCTGTTCTGTGCTGAGGAGTCATGACAACTTGCCTGTTTACAGTGCTGTATTCTGAAATCACATTCTAGAAATGATTTTCCTGAATGAAAAATGTGCCAACTTAGTGCCTGACCATATCACACTTGTCTTATTAGGggctttgtaatattttgttttgtgggtTGACTGTGAGGAtatctttatttacattttgtgaaGTGCCTCGTAAGTGCACGCTGCTCTCTCCCGAAGCCCAAAAATTTCCAGCAAAGCAGTCTTTTAAAACATGAAGGAGAGAATATTTGTCTCCCAATCACTTCTGGTGAGAAGGCCTGGCAGGTTTCCACAGCCCTAGCAGCTCCCAGCAGCCCAGGAACTAGCCTCTCCCTCCTGGTTCTACACACCCTCTTTTTCTGGGATTCACACATGGTTTTATCAAAGGACCCTTTTATCAGCAACCATTTGCCCCTCTGCCTCATCATGATGGAGCTGAAAGCTGTTTGCATTTAGAAGAGCCCCGTCCTCATGCACACACAAAGGCCAGGGGAAAGGAAGGTCAGTCTTGGCTTTCTGTCCTAAattcactacacacacacacacacacacacacacacaccccacacacacacccatacacacctTTCAGAAACCtacattttagcttttatttctttgtgcaaCAATAAAGAACATGATTGTAAACACTAGTGAGAAGGGGTGAAATAGTGAAGTCACTACTAAGGGAAACTGAAATCCCCACTGTTATTCTAAGAACAGGGAGCCTTCGTGGGGTGGGGCGTTTGAGCCCGGATGCAAGCAGAGACGGGCAGCGATGCAGAAGGAGCACAGGCTTCTGAAACACACAGGCTCCCAGGCAACCCCAGCCCCTCTGAGCCTGGCTTTCCTCATGGACTAACCGGGGAGAGCACCTTTTAATGTTGCTGTGAAAAGTACACAACTTAGTTCTGAAAATGTCAGTCACTCCCTACACAAAGTCAGGAAACAGTTATTAAACGGGTGGCCCAGGGAGCTCGCCAGGACCACTGTCATACTCTGTAGGACACAAAGGAAACATTGCTAATCATAGATAATACAAAGGACTTTAGAGGAGATTTATAGCTTTCATAAACTGGAGAGGAGCACTAGGGTGGAATGAAGGGAATCTCTGATAGGTCTTTCTCCTATGTGAATGCAGATCTTTCTTGAGTGAGAGGGAGGTGGGGTAGAATGATTGCAAATACATGTACCCTTGTCCCTGGATGTGTGTTGTGGACTCTGACACCACTGCTATGTATTCAGAGCACAAAAAGGCTGAGACCCATTAAACTAAAGCTCATCCAGGGAGAGCTTAAAGGAGACTTGAACGGTGAAATCTTTAGCATCAGCCTCAAGATAGCTCTGAAttcggggttggggggggccTATCTTCCAGACGTTCCCTTAGCACTTACTTCCTCTCTACCAAGAGATTTCTAACTttcaactgttttcttttttgttcttcttccagaAATAGTTGGTTTTAATTATAAATGACTGAATGACTTCTGGGTACCTATCAGCCTTATGGAAATATGGGAGTGTCAGCTGCCATCCTGGGTCCAATATCCATGCATCTAAGATGATAATGGTCAGTTTGGGGCCTTTTCCCAAGCTTTTATCTCACTACCAAAAAGACTTTTAAGAAGGTTCTTGATTCCAGACCTTTAGAGAGAGCTCTGATCAGATTTTCTTAGacatgagaaaacaaaggcaaatgctaacgACCCAAACCTTTTGGGGGGGGGCTgagaatgtaatatttttaatatttagcaaGGTCACATACCTGACAGATGTGAAtatcaatttacaaaaaaaaattagtttgtttaaaaaaaacccgaAAAACTTCAATCCAGATTTATTGGGATTACAAAAATAACAGCACATTTCATTAACTCATTACAGCTCAGAATTACCAACACAGCCAGAGCATGTTTAAATAAACTGCTTCTTGCCAATACAAATCTCATGACAtaaaaaagaagtttattttcatatttacagAAGAAACATGCAGATAgtttcttaaaattctctttggAATTAATGGGTGAGGCTACTTTTAAAGTCAGAGAACATTTCAAATTGAAGAAGGTATTTTAGAAACATCTCACAATGCATTTTATCTAATGCCACTGAATAATTCTGCATCCTCTTCTAAAGATCGGGTTTTTATCGCAGAGCTTCTGGAACCTCCACCTACAAAAATAGGGgattttctttcaataaaaacGGTACAAatgataaagtgaaaaaaatatctgtAGAGTATGTCTTTAGTAGTATTCTCCAGGAAGAACTCAGATACAGATTATTGCTGGGTGGTactcaaattttatattataaggTAGGTTTTAAATCACTTGCAACTCTGTGGTAAAATTTTTGACAAGTGATGAATCTTTTCTGGAATGTAGATGATACGCCCTGACTTTCTTATTAAGGAAATCGGGATTTTTTTAGATTGAAGTATCTTAAGATGAGCCTGGCCCTTAAAAGACTGAGATGCCATGAAGGTGGCGCATCTCTCAAATGGAAATGTGCTATCTGGTGACCTGCTCCAAATTTGGTAGCCTGCTGGCatactaaaacatttaaaatagtgatTAAGTATTTGAGAGGCGACTTTGGTACCCTTGTGCGGCCTGTCCTAGGTCTGCGCCCCAGGGTCTGCCCTTGGGTTACTTACGCGCTTTAGCTGTCTCATGCTGCTTCCCCGAATAGCTTCCATGAGATTCTCGTGAACTGATCTCTGTGGGGTAGAAGGTTGGGAACtgtcttccattttcttctcctgCACTGACCTCAGGGAATTTCTACTTTCCTTTAGGATACTGTTTGGCTGTTTCTTagcctttttcccttttttctttttctgtccatTTTGTAAGGCCCGCTGGGCGCTCTCCTGCTGTTTGATGACTTCTGCGATGTTCCGCGTGATGAGCTTCTTCTCTGGGAGCGGAGGGGgcggaggcggaggaggaggggggggcaGCCTTTCGGGAGGAagagggggcggcggcggcggcggaggaggGGACGGGGCCACCGGAGATGGAGGACGGCTCCTCACAATTTGGACTTTCTTGGGGAGCTTGGGGGATGACCGGGGAGAGGGCCTGGGGGATGCGAGAGGTGAAGAGCCGGGCGTTCCTCTTCTCCAGACTTTGGTCCTAAGGTTGGCTCCTGCCTCGTACCCCTCCTGCTGTTTTTGCTCCTGCATCCGCTTCTGCCGCTGTTTATCCATGTTTCTGGTCAAGAGGCTGGTCATGCTCATTCTTGGTCCTGGGAGCTCGAAATGGTAACCCAGCCTCAGCAGCGTGGTGTTGTCCCTCAGCAGCTTGACGATCTCCATCTCCACCTGGCTGCCCATGATGTGCCTTTGGTTGTGGAAGCGCAGCTCGGCGAGCACGGGGTTGTGCTGCAGAGCCCTCATGATGGCCAAGATGCCCCTGCCCGTGATGAAGTTGGACTCGATGTTGATGCTGGTGATGTGACGGTTGACTCGGAGCATTTCCGCGATGGCAGTGGCCACGCTGTCGTCGGCGCGCGTGTTGGCCAGACTGAAGGTCTTCACCACCGTGTTGGCCTTGAGGGCCTCCGCGAAGCGGGTGAGGGTCTGCGACGTGATGTTCTCGATATTGTTCAGATTGACTTCCGTGGTGTCGGGGTCATTGCTTTTCACCTTTTCCAGGGCATCCTCGATCACCGTCGGGTTTCCACAGGGGTGGATGGCAGCTGGGGACTCTGTGTTCCTTCCGCTGTGGCCGTTGGTCAGATGGATGTTTTCAATTTGACTTTTAAACGTCTCTGGCCTCGAGCTGTCGGAACTGACACTACCGTAATGTACAGATCCATTCATCCCTTTCTCGTTTTCAATCGTTCTTTCCTCTCCTTCGCTGTCCTCTTCCTCCTCGTCGTCCTCCTCCTCGGCCTCCTCGGCCTCGGCCTCCTCTTCCGTATACACCTCCTCAGAAACCTCACTGTTACTTTCGGTAAAGATAAGCTCTTCCTCACTCTCCTCCTTGTCTTCTTCTGCAACCTAAAGAGCATGGTATCATCATTAAGTTCGTCATTTctaagcacatttttaaaatttacgaAAGTAACACGTGGTTTTGCAATACATACATggatcaaatcatcatgttgtccATCTAAAACTCATACAATGtgatatgtcaattacatctcaatcaattttttaaaaagtaacacacagtgggcttccctggtggcgcagtggctgagaatctgcctgctaatgcaggggacacgggttcgagccctggtctgggaggatcccacatgccgcggagcaactaggcccgtgagccacaattactgagcctgcgcgtctggagccggtgctccgcaacaagagaggccgcgatagtgagaggcccgcgcaccgcgatgaagagtggcccccgcttgccacaactagagaaagccctcgcacaggaacgaagacccaacacagccataaataaaataaataaataaatttaaaaagaaaaaaaaaaaaagtaacacacaGCAAGTAATACGGaagtatataagaaaaaaagttcatCTCCACCTTCTGATCTCTCTAGTTTGGGTGACCAAGGTTAATATTTCCTTGCATAGCCCAACAGCTTTTTCTACAAacgtttcttttgttttctgcaaaataaatatccagaatGCAGTTTATTGAATAAAAGTTTGCTAGCATTTTACCAGTTTGAACAGATACGTCGGAACTTCTGCTCTGGAAAGCCCTTGATAAAATGTTTGTTCCCTTAACTACCTCTTCTGAACTACTTGACTCCTAGTCTATTACAGTTTAGCAAATTCGACTATCCCTTAGGGAATCACCCCTCTGTCCTTCCTTATTTCTCCATCCCAAACATACAAGTGAcaacaaaaatatacaacagGTTCGTGGGTTCCCTTTCTTAATGCTCAAAAATTCTTCCCCCAATTTGCCTCCTATAGCCTATGTGACAGGAGCCCAGAGccccctgccctgtcctgtcTCAGTGTAGACAGAAGCGGGGCATGTCCCTCTGGGGTAGAGCCTGGCACAGGGTCTCAGAGACCCCGCAGCACCTGAAAGCTGAGGCGATCTCTGTCCTTCCTCTGGGGAAGGAAGCCAAGGGGGCAGGGCTGCCGTTCAGGGCAGCAGCAGGTCAAAACCCAGCTCTCTGCAGAAACTCAATCAGGTCACCCTTTTCAGCAAATCAGCTTGAAATCTCATGTTATCACAGGGTTAAATGAGACAGGACTGCAGGAGACACGAGGCGGGAAAGATAATGGCCCTTGGCACCAACTAGATTCCAACCGTAATGTGGAACAGCAGAGAACAGTAGAAAATCTTGAAGCAAGCCACTGCCTCAGCCTGATGGTCTTAAATTAGTTACCAGGTATCAATTATGAGAGACTTTCAGGCAAACACAATTTCATTCCATCTTTGTCTTTCCTGTTTACAAGACTCTTTGTACTGAGAAGCTCAGGTGACCCCATCTTACTTTTTCTTGCTACCTTTTCCGATAAAATAAAAATCTCGAACTTGCTGACACAGTCCGATTTTCTCTAATGCTATCTTTTTAgtcctttattttctctaaagCCCTGAGATGCTTTCCTGTCCCCAAAGCCTTGATTCTTCCCTCCGTACTGGAAATGTTTTTGACCCCAGCCTGAGGCATATGGAATGAGCTTTGGAAAACACTGTGCTGGT
Coding sequences within it:
- the LMOD2 gene encoding leiomodin-2, with product MSTFGYRRGLSKYESIDEDELLASLSAEELKELERELEDIEPDHSLPVGMRQKSLTEKTPTGTFSREALMAYWEKESQKLLEKERLGECGKVAEEDKEESEEELIFTESNSEVSEEVYTEEEAEAEEAEEEDDEEEEDSEGEERTIENEKGMNGSVHYGSVSSDSSRPETFKSQIENIHLTNGHSGRNTESPAAIHPCGNPTVIEDALEKVKSNDPDTTEVNLNNIENITSQTLTRFAEALKANTVVKTFSLANTRADDSVATAIAEMLRVNRHITSINIESNFITGRGILAIMRALQHNPVLAELRFHNQRHIMGSQVEMEIVKLLRDNTTLLRLGYHFELPGPRMSMTSLLTRNMDKQRQKRMQEQKQQEGYEAGANLRTKVWRRGTPGSSPLASPRPSPRSSPKLPKKVQIVRSRPPSPVAPSPPPPPPPPPLPPERLPPPPPPPPPPPLPEKKLITRNIAEVIKQQESAQRALQNGQKKKKGKKAKKQPNSILKESRNSLRSVQEKKMEDSSQPSTPQRSVHENLMEAIRGSSMRQLKRVEVPEALR